Genomic segment of Sander vitreus isolate 19-12246 chromosome 17, sanVit1, whole genome shotgun sequence:
ATCTGAATAAGATGATGACTTGTTATCAGCCTCAGCATAAAAGGGCCCTTGCCTTGGTACAGTGTGTATTGCTGCACAGGTGAAAGAGCAGATGATTTGGTTTGATGATTGTGCACATGGGTTTGATAACTGCTcaataataaattgaatgtgtttgtgaatgCTTTGTTGTCAAGGTAATGATTCAAGTGGTTtgaacgtagaaaccagcgcagatatgagcgcaggaatcatcttacgacaggcttcacgtgtgattcatgagacgttcgtatcacaccaatcgcAGCGTAAGACGTAAGTCGTAggttgataaatgcagcggctggaaacgatcgtaatttaaatatcacgccccaatatattctcggttttgaggcctcgcccccagtggcggtttttggcacggggcGGCATTTTATCATTAGTCATGGGGGGGGGGCGAATGAGCACTTGGTGGGGGGGAGCTTCTGCTCCGCGAAGCAGTtttctattatctatcatttcactgtgtggggaattggcagatTGGCGCCcactgcagctgcaggcgccctgcttgcaccccctactttcacaatgaaatggactagtccgtaaTGGGGCGGGGCCCGGCGCGAACAGGAGAACtctgaagtacacagagacggagcaagacgagtctaaacttttcttttattacaatggtctaaacgcgaaaatcaaacaaagttacccaagcggcacttttcagaggtggagattgaaaccctgatgtcTCAGGTTAatttgcactaacgtgtgtactatttggcagcctgaaaactggtattaaaggctgtagaaagaatgtggagtggaaagagatcactgatgcagtcaacagtgttgccgtagtAAATCAGACTCCAGCTCCAGTTTATTTACATCCTTGACacatgtatgctatagtcctaatagtaatatacaggcttatattgcaatatcttaggcctacatggtgtacctCTATTTAAATGAACTttagtttatgcagtgtcttttattttactcgtgtttttttcatgagtcagagccaggcaacagctgtgatggagagcgcgtgtcctccgccccccatgctggaccaccaccccgaccctgtctcctgacagcagaggggcttgaaaaacaagccgaaatatGTCGGTCagtggcagaaataaatcgttcactatggccattaacgacacttgaaaagagaaacgaaaacctgaagaataaataaaaatgtcatgtttctTGTATTGAGTATccttgccaaacataacactagggctgggcaatatatcgatattatatcgatatcgttatatgagactagatatcgtcttagattttggatatcgtattatcgtgatatgacataagtgttgtcttttactggttttaaaggctgcattacagtcaagtgatgtacttttctgaacttaccagaccgttctagctgttctattatttgcctttttcccacttagacattatgtccacattagtgatgattatttatctaaaatctaggtgtgaatatattttgtcaaccctagaatatcgcagcaatatcgatatcgaggtatttggtcaagaatatcgtgatatgtgattttctccatatcacccagccctacataacactatacctttttaaaagcgaggaataatatccggtctccttcgtatagcccccagttgagagtgtgctggacactgctctctgggcatcgggtcatctggctccatcactatATGTGAGTGGTGTGTACGTAGTGGTAGTGCTCATGTGTCAAATCATGATTTTCTCCCCTTCATCTATCgctcagggttcatacgttttgaaaaaacctggaaaagttatggaatttaaaaaatgcaaattccaggcctagAAAGGTTTtcgaaacataaaaagacccagaaagttttggaaaattaatggaatttttttttaaaaatttttacacagcataataatatgtgattaataaatgtattccaTGTCGTCCTAACCTCATTTAGCATTTATTGATATTTTCAGGAATTAAGATACAATTTAAGGGTCCAATTTCTGAGGCAAAGAGGCCATTAAGTAGTGTGACAATAAGACTGTATAAGTTCATGTTCTCACATTACGTAACCAATTAACATAGCTGGGTACAGAATTATTCTTTCCCATACTCTCCTATCAAGCATCCTGATGCTGCTGTTGATTTAGCTAATGCAGGTGAAGTTACTCTCAACCACTTCATAAAGTTTCTCTGGCTGGCCAAAGAAGCTTTTAAGTTTGCTCCTCAGTCTCGTTAAGCATAAACCAAAGTGTCTGTGCTATTTCTGGATATGATGAGCAATGATCGCTGTTTGGTTCAATTATTCCTTTAGGACTATTAGGCAAACAGTACAAGAAACGCACACGCTTACATGCTGTAAGCTCCAGCAGTCCAAGTCTCTACTTCAATTCACTTTATTGACCACCCAGTAGGCATACGATTTCCCCGGTACAGTGGATGCAttttaaagctcccatattatgctcattttcaggttcataattgtattttaaggtttacatggtttaattttcaaaaaacaccatatttttgttgtactgcacagctctctctcactgctgcagctcctcttttcaccttatgttcaggtctctgttttagctacagagtgagacatcttttcttctgtactatctgtGTAGCTCAGATCATAGATCATTTCAGCTaactccatagacagtaaaagagactgtccaacttcggtcagttacaaggcaggattagctgggagacttatTCTAAACAAGGgtatgtaagtagttcttttgtagattatggtgaacttgtgtgtgttgtagcagtgctttgccattaAGAACGAGGTGGTATGCTAGCGCTAACAtgctaatggttgcggttagccatcttgtttcggctagtgacgtagaaagccatgcagattttgaccagctcaccaggagactgaaggcaggatacattcagaaaccgtatctcactcagataCGGTAGATATTACAGAAGTTAGTATTGGGcctatacattttttattttttttatgcgtttggtattttaatgcatttttcacTACATTATGAAAATCTTTCAGTTTTAGATAGATGTATTGCCAGCTGAGTCTGAGCCTTTTACACACAGCAATATGAATGTATACTGTTGACATTCAATTGTCAAACAGTTGTAAACTAGCTAAAGGTTAAACATCAAGAAACACAATTGGTCATGATTACAGATATGGAGTTATGGCTTAGTTAAATGATGAACGTATTGCAACAGACCACTATTTTTGTGCCTTCAtgtcagagatggggactcgagtctgagactcggacttgagtcgcacttaagtcgcacaaacagctgacttcagacttgacttgcgactcgacccaaaagacttcagacttgacttcaCTGCTTATAAAACAGTGAAGTGGAATAagctaaagctaacattagccaatgGAAAGcattttacttacttttctGGGTGCAGCTGTGACAGGTGTCTGTTAAAGTTTGAAGTTGTCCCAGTCTTTTTCTCAATTGTGcgattacacacacatttagcgCTGCTCTTTCCAGCTTTGGATGTAAAATCAGTGTAGGCGAACTTCACGATCCGGGGCCCATCTCTCTGCATTTCCAATTGTGAATAtgagcctctttccgaccaagtagttacaggaacgtattTATAGggacagtccacttctaaactggtagctactctcccccaaaactggttttctatttgcattcacactggccaagtggccatataACTGGtaatcacacacaacacaaagcaTCACAAAAAGTGTTGATTTGATGCCTGTTCAATTAGCCAGTGCTTATGTAGACTTTTTGTGATGAGAACACAAAAATTCACAAGAATGTCAACAGGTGTGATTAGATGGCTGTGTGAACACAAAAGGCATATAGGCATACACTGGCAAATTGAATGGGCATCATGAGCAAAGTTGTCTGAATGCTAGTGcagaccttttgttattataacacagccatctaaccaccacaaaagggaaaagggaaacgAATCTGCCCGCAAATCATGCACTAAAAGAGCGAGAATGCAGCGTTAAGCAAGTGACGTCAGTGAGTGTGTTGTCAagcaaggagagcgagcggtagCACTGTCCGACTGAGAAGCGTATGTGTGGCtgtgaggaaagaaagagatcCCGGCCAAAACAGGAAAAAGTGTAACATCTAAATATAACATTAGGTatagtcacttgctaatgtgaaagagacgttacatttagcatatatcgtcacaggtaacaagttaaccatcacaaagtgttgtgctaatgctgggaacattttgtctttatagttgtatccatatgatgtgacagacttaggttaatatttcaccaggttgtTAAATAGCAATACTGAAAGTATCAGTTCTCACTAGGGTTGCAAAGGGGCGGACATTTTCCGGTAaatttctggaaactttccatggaaagtttagcTGGGGAATTTTGGAAATCTTCAATCAGCTTCAATCTGCTGGTAAATGTTGGATTCTAGAAATGATCTGTGCAGTGGGTGTGGCTTCAATAGCCCTGCAGTAGGCTAAGTAGTAGCCCAAACCATTGACCTTTTAGCTTAACATATGAAGGTAGCTAGCATGCTGCCTTTGATTTACTATGGTTATAtgcgtgctaagctaaccatcagcgctgtctattgtttccagcctatcaagaacaagtgggctatacaattaacacacataGGTTAATAGCAATGGGTTATGTATTAAAAAAACTCCCATATTTTAAAAACGAAATTTTTGgcaagtatgtagtagcctatgctgataactgcgtgcgtgcatgtcatTGACGAATATAGGGAGGACATCcaactgaagttgcattaaatCATGTTGTTttaagacttgacttggactcgtggcaaaagacttgagacttgacttggacttccaaaaaattacttgtgaacatctcaTACGCTTCGTGTACTACTTGTTTTATTATGTAGGTTTTGTGCTAATATTGTTTCAATTAAATGGTTACTAATAGTGCTTTGTTACAAACCCTGCCTCTGTCAGGTGAACACACTTACTGTATAATTGGATTGGAAGGTCTGGAGTTAACATTCAATTTAGGTGTACCAATAAGCCACAATACCAGGGCTCTTCTAGTGTTAAACCTGAATTGAATGAAGCCATAATTCATGTTATTAGTTTCACCTGTGTAAAAAAGTGTGGAGTTGTGTAACAGCTTTGGAACTGTTATTATGAAAATGCAATTGGTGAGGATTAACATTTTAACTCTGTATTGTAATCAGAGTCAGAATTCTGGTATTGTGTCAACATAGTACAGGCATGCAGTGCTCAAGTGATAAATTCAAGCCTAAATTCAAATTATTTTGTCGTGTGTCTGTTCTTTTCTCTCCCACAGGTAGCAGTGGGTCTCTCGCTAGGGCAGAGCCATGGGTGCATTCCTGGACAAGCCCAGGACAGAGAAGCACAACTTGCATGCTGAGGGCAATGGCCTGCGCTATGGGCTAAGCTCCATGCAGGGCTGGCGGGTGGAGATGGAGGATGCTCACACAGCTGTGTTGGGACTTCCTGCTCCTGGTATGACTGACTGGTCCTTTTTTGCCGTGTATGATGGTCACGCTGGCTCAAGGGTTGCCAACTACTGCTCTAAGCATCTTCTGGAACACATAATCGGTGCTAGCTTAGGGGCCGGAGGGACCCAATGTTCCCAGGCTGGTTCAGACAGCTCCACCAGTGACCCTCCAGCACTGGTTCCTCCTACAATTGAGACTGTGAAATCCAGGATCCGGACAGGCTTCCTGAGAATTGATGAGCACATGCGCAGCTTCTCTGACCTTCGAAATGGCATGGACCGTAGTGGCTCTACAGCAGTGGGAATCCTCTTGTCACCTGATCATTTCTTCTTCATCAACTGTGGCGATTCTCGAGCTGTTCTATACCGCAATTCACACGTGTGCTTCTCCACACTTGACCACAAGCCTTGCAACCCACGTGAGAGAGAGCGCATTCAGAATGCCGGCGGCTCAGTGATGATTCAGAGGGTTAATGGGTCACTCGCTGTATCCAGGGCCTTGGGGGATTTTGATTACAAGTGTGTGGAGGGGAGGGGCCCAACAGAGCAGTTGGTTAGCCCCGAACCAGAAGTGTTTGAGATGGTGCGGGCCCCGGAACAGGATCAGTTTGTGATCCTGGCATGTGATGGTATCTGGGATGTTATGTCCAATGAGGAGCTGTGTGAGTTTGTGAAATCTAGGCTTGAGGTGTCTGATGATCTGGAGAGAGTCTGCAATGAAGTGGTGGACACCTGTCTGCACAAGGTTggtacacatttgtttttgagcattacttttgtgtgtttttgctatCATAGGCACTGTTTGTTAATGGCTTCTAGAGATTGAAATTTGTGGAATCTGGCAGAATGAGAGAAAGTGAAATTGGTTGGGCAGTTTTACAACATgacaaagtagggctgggccatGTGATGATATATATCGTTATCATGTAACGTTACGGCAATATCACAGTGCATTACAGTGGATTCAAATAGTGGCAAGTGTTCAGATGGAAAATAACGTATACAAAATACTAGCATATAATATTTATGTTACAATATTGATATTGAGCGGTCTGTCTCATCACTGCCTCGCTGTGGTTCACAGTGCAGACTGTTCCATAACTTGTGCCTAGGaaatcatttttgttatttctttCAATACTACACAATAACTCCTTTTTTTCCGCTCTTCTCTCCTCCCGTCCATCTCAGGGGAGTCGGGATAACATGAGtattgtgttggtgtgttttccCAACGCTCCCAAAGTGTCGGAGGAAGCTGTGAGGAAAGATGCTGAGCTCAACAAATATCTGGAATCTCGAGTGGAAGGTgagaatggatggatgaaggaAAATAATCAATGTTTACTATATGTGCCAACATAATGGGATTATTGAATATTACACATTGTAGTTGCTCATTTTCATAATCTTTTCTTAGTTTCTCCTGAAAACAGCTCTGGAGTATTCAAATTGTATGTGTGGTTTAAAGTGAACACAAggccatttcatttaaataggtTCTTGAGTTACTGTCATGTGGTAAACTGAAACATTACTGTATGCTTTTATAACAGCTGTGGATGTACACCCTTATTTATAATCTCAATCCATTTCAAGAATTTTAGGACCATACATCAAAATCGCACCCATTAATATTTGTGTTTATGAAGTTGTAGTTTGAAAAACTGGTCTTAGACAAAGATTTTTCTGGGAGACGCAGGATCTTTCTCCAACTGAAACTCatatctgtatgtatgttttctCCATTGACTGACCCTGCCACTCTCTATTGTCTAAACTCAAGCCAAGTTATCTCTGGCTCACAGCAGAGGAATGACACCATCATGACCTCCTTTTCCATTTCAGCAAGCATCCCCCCTCTTTCTTCCCTGTTTGCGCCTCTCCTCCCTTTTCCTCCCTAAACGcatctttctctcccctccctcactCAAACATTCCCTGTCTTGTTTGGATGGATTCCCTCATGTTTTTCATtctgtccttttctttctcatttcatcctatttttttttttttgggtgcaCTGGTCCCTCTGATGAGCATAGTGCAGCTTTTCTAGAGTTTGTTGGTTACGTTGGCTGTCGTCCAAGGCTACTTTTTGTGTTAATCCAGCACTTGTTTTACCAAACTGGTACCAGTTTTGTCTTGATCCTCAGAATGGAAAAACCTGGGCCTAGTATTTGGAAGATATGCTGTAATATCCGCTGTAAGAATATGTAATGCAGGTGGTAACACAAAGAGGTATTATTAGGTTATTGTGTGTAGGCACTCCAGAGTGGGTTAAaatcatttcacatttcaagGTAAAATACAGTTATGCAAAAGTTTGTTTGGGTGTTTGGCTTCAGGTACTGTCCAATACTGGAagatagaaagacagagagagaatagaaaggaaaaaaagaaagcggTAGAGGAATGCGCTGGCTGAACATTGACCTGGCCTCATGCCACTCTCAATCTGTTGCAGGCCTCTTCCTGTAACCATCTCTCTCCGTATCAGACACACAACACTCATTTCCACAAATTCATTTATATGTTTTCTGTCTTGACTTCTTTTCTCCTTAATTTGTCACACTTTtggtctctctcttctctccctctccctctcctatCCTTCCCCAGCTGTTCTTGGCTATCTCCAGCTCTGTTAATACTGACTTGTATAACATGTCTGGTGTTGTTTTTAGAGATGCTGTCTCGGCCAGGGGAGCACGGGTTTCCCGACCTGGTAGAAGTGATGAGGAACCTGTCCACCGACATCGGCATGCCCATGCTGCCACCAGGGGGAGGCTTTCACAGCAAGTAAGCATCACCGCCTTCAAAGGGTTCTCTGTGTTATTTTAACACAGGAGTTGCACGTTATTCCGCATTCATAAACATTTCgaataaaaatattaaaccaCAAGGACAGTGTATAATGAAAATGGTGATTATCTAGCATGTGTAGCCCAGGTATTGGTTTTTGTCATTGGGACTTTCTAGCTAGGAATAGAAAATACTTTTCCAAGTTTGCAGTCATTACAATACAAGCAAGATTTTGTTTCTACTACTTCACCTTACCGTAGGCCTGTCGCAATAtccaataaatcaattaatcacatgataaataaaatgagctTGATCATTTTTAAATAGAAATTATTGCGGCCGGAAAAatttctattttattgttttttgattgtttgttttttattcaagtgcattttttgttaagagactgagagtccattttattgtttttggttgttttgttcatttattgtggatatttaaaatgtcttccagttccagtgttaaatattcttttgaaataaaagtttattgatctttgaaaaggtgtacctgcattattatgccattatcattagaTGAAAATcgtctcagaacgacaatataatcgtttatcgcaataatttctgggacaatttatcatccagcaaaatgtgttatcgtgacaggcctaccTTACCGTATCTTGTTTTTCCTGTTGTTGC
This window contains:
- the ppm1ba gene encoding protein phosphatase 1B, translating into MGAFLDKPRTEKHNLHAEGNGLRYGLSSMQGWRVEMEDAHTAVLGLPAPGMTDWSFFAVYDGHAGSRVANYCSKHLLEHIIGASLGAGGTQCSQAGSDSSTSDPPALVPPTIETVKSRIRTGFLRIDEHMRSFSDLRNGMDRSGSTAVGILLSPDHFFFINCGDSRAVLYRNSHVCFSTLDHKPCNPRERERIQNAGGSVMIQRVNGSLAVSRALGDFDYKCVEGRGPTEQLVSPEPEVFEMVRAPEQDQFVILACDGIWDVMSNEELCEFVKSRLEVSDDLERVCNEVVDTCLHKGSRDNMSIVLVCFPNAPKVSEEAVRKDAELNKYLESRVEEMLSRPGEHGFPDLVEVMRNLSTDIGMPMLPPGGGFHSKQSVIEAVYNRLNPYREEDGSGAELEYNW